The Marivirga salinae DNA window TACACCATTCTATGGAATGATGAGGTTCATTTTTCGCTATTGAAAATAGGTGAGATTATAAAAGAAGAGAAAAGCTGTCTTGAAGGCATTACCCAATTCTATTATACCTATTCCAAAGAGAATTTTATTCGGAAAGAGAAAAAACGACTTTCTAAGCAATTGGAAAAACAGCGAAATCAGGCTGTAAATTATATAAAGAAATCAAATCAAAAGCTACAGGATGTTTTGGATAAACCAGGCTATAATCAATTAGCCGATATTTTGATGGCGAATATGCATCAAATCCCAGCTCATGCCAAGGAAGTGGAATTGTTCAATTTTTACACGAATGAGAATATTAAAATTGCATTGAAATCTCATTTAAGTCCGCAAAAAAATGCAGAAAACCTTTACAGAAAATCTAAGAACCAGAAAATTGAATTAGAACAATTGGAAGCTTCTATCAAACAAAAAGAACAAGAATTGAAGGAAGCAGAAAGTAAACTGGCTGAAATTGAATCAGCAGAAGACATCAAATCAATTAAAAAACTGATTAAACAAAACCCAGTTAAAGAAAGAGCACAAGTAGAATTAAAAGTCCCCTATAAAAAATTTGAATATGGCGGGTTTACCATTTTAGTAGGAAAAGGCGCAAGAGAAAATGATGAGTTGACCTTAAAGTATGCCAAGAAAAATGATTTATGGTTGCATGCAAAGGATGTTACGGGTTCTCATGTGGTGTTGAAACAGCAAAGTAGCAAACCTTTTCCTCAGGAAGTTGTAGAAAAAGCAGCACAAGCCGCAGCCTTTTATTCTAAAAGAAAATCAGATAGCTTAAGTCCCGTTATTGTAACACCTAAGAAATATGTGCGAAAACCAAAAGGCTTGCCTCCAGGTATGGTGCATGTTGATAAAGAAGATACTATTCTGGTTAAGCCTGAAGCTTGGTGGATTGAAACAAAAATTTGAACACAAAGAAGATCTAAGGCTTCACAACTTGTCCCGTATTCATCCGAAAAAAACACAGAGGGAATTATCTATATAACAATGAAGTTTTTCAGAAGAATTAAAAAAGGCAATGCTTTGAGAAGCATTGCCTAAAACGACTTAAAAAAACTATCACTTTAAAACTATTCTTAATCTATATTTATCGCCATTTGACTATCCTTTGGGTCAAATCCAAAATCTCTGTATATATTTTTGATATGATGATTATAATCTAACAATGCATTAGTGTCATTACCTCCTGCTATTAATATCAAGCTTTCTGTGCTAGGCTCCTGAATGGCTAAATTCATATCAATTAGTTCGAAAACTTCTCTTATATTTTGCATTTCCCATTCAGCTCCCATATAAAAATAATAACCAGCAGCTCCATCAGTTACATAAACCATTTGGTTAAATGTAGCATCAGTCAAAGCATTTAAGTCATCGCTACTCACTTTTGGTATCATGATATCGAAATCATAATTCGATAGTTGAACTACCATTGAATTATTGATCTTATCTACATCATTTCCTAATAATGCACTTTGAGCATTTGCTTTCAAAGTTAAACCGAATAAGGTGATCAAAACGATTAGCCCTATTAGAACATATTGCTTAACTGGCTTCAGAATGTTTGGATACGTTTTCATAACTTTTGTTTATATTTATATTCAAAGGTCATAATAATGAAGCTTGTAAACATTAGGGCATTGCTGAAATTTCAAATAGGTGATTTACGTAAGCAACACCTATGCCCATTTTCTGTCAGAGGCTAATCAGCCTTTAGCTTGCAAAAGAAATTTAAATCAGAAAATATCATAATAGAAAAAGGCAATGCTTTTTAAAACATTGCCTTTTACAAACTATTGTCCTATCATTCAAAAAACTATTCTTTCTTAATATTGATTGCCATTGCCTCGTCATTTTTATCAAATCCAAAGTCTTGGTAGATATTTTTAACATGATGATTATAGTCAAGTAATGCAGTAGAATTTTCTTCACCTGCAATTATTATAAAACTTTCATTAACAGGCTTTTGAATAGCTATATTCATATCTATCAATTCGAAAACTTCTCTTACATTTTGCATTTCCCATTCAGCTCCCATATAGAAATAATAGCCTGAAGCACCATCAGTAACATAAACCATTTGGTTAAAAGCTGCATCCTCAAAAGTTTCCAACTCTTCATTGGTCACTTTAGGTATCATGATATCAAAATCATAATCTGCAAGTTGAACTACCATTGAATTATTGATCTTATCTACATCATTTTCTAATAATGTACTTTGAGCATTTGCATCAAGGATAAAACCAAATAAGGTAATCAAAACGATTAGCCCTACTAAAACATATTTCTTAACTGGCTTCAAAATGTTTGGATACGTTTTCATAACAATTGGCTTTTTATTTCTAATTATATTCAAATGTCATGATAATACTGTCTGTATACATTAGTGCAATGCGGAAATTGTGATTAGGTGATTTACTTAGAAGTCCTCTTGTTCAGCAAGAAGCTATGATCAATTAACCGCAGTGATTCACTAAGGAAATAGAGAAATAAACAGTTAAAGCTTATTATTATTGATTATTCTCAACTTTAATACAAGGTTAAAAAACAGCAAATTTCTGGTTTCTAGCATCTAAGACAAGGGTTTTATCTATAAATAGTTTGTTACCTATCATACCGCCCATTCCACTAAAATACATTAAAAGATTTTGAACAACTGAAGTCCCTTCAATGTATGTTACTTTATTTAGTGAAATTTCTTCCTTACCAAATTTGATTATAGCATTACTACTGATATTGTGTACTTCTAAGGGTTTTCCCCATGAATTGGCTTGATATGTTTGTTCCACTGCTCCCTCCAGCGATAAATTTTCCCATTGTTTTTTATCAGTAATCAATTCAAATGCACTACTCCCTGAATCGTAATAGAATTGAGTATCATCATCATTAATCTTCCCATTTAGCATCACCTTCCGTTTTTTAAATTCAAAATCCTGAATGGTTTCCTCTGCAATGTCTTTAGGAAAAGAATTACAAAACCGAATAATATGTTGTTTAAAGTCAAACACTACTACTTTATGCTCCAAAATATCAGAACCAAGTGTTCCAATTATGTTGGTTGCTGAAGGTGTCCAATTTATTGGCTTTCCATAGTTTATTCTTTTAACTTTTGGAATAAAAACCGGAATTTCACCCAATTTAAATTTAAAAGGATCATTTTCATTTTCTATCCTTGAGTTTAGAAAAGGATGCTTTTGAATAATAGATTGAAGTGCTTCTTCATGAAAAAGAGTGCTGTGTGCCCCCAAATCAAATTGCAAATAGAAAGTATCCGTAATTCCATCTAGCTTTACTGGTAAAAGTAATGCCGCATACTTACTATCTTGACTTGAAACCCATTTTATAGGAATAGTATCTTGATGATCGGATACATTCAATTGATTTTGTGGTGGGGTAAATTTTTTATCAAAATAAAAGTATCCTATTAGCCCACTTATTAGCAATACAGCAAATAAAATAAATACGAATTTCCTCATAATTAACAGATTTATATTTCCATATAAAGCTGAGAAAATCTAAACTGAAACTATGCGTCAAGTGTATGACAATAATGTGACAATAGTAGAACAGCAGTTATAAGAGCTGATAAGTTATTTTTAACCGATCTAACATTCCATTTCTGATCCATCTGGAGAATTTAAATATCATCAGAGTATTAAAGCAATATCCTAGAATTAAAACCACTATTATTAATGAAAATGATAACTGAAGTGAATTTTGAATAAAAGGACTTATTATGAGCAAAAGTGATAGCACTAAAGTCCAAATGATCTGAAAATTCAGAATACTTTTACCAGCATTATTAACTATCTGATCTTTATGGTGCTTACGCCAAAGAATAAAAGGGAAGATAATATTCCCGAAAGGAATCACAATTAAAGCTAAGGCAGAAAGATTGATAAGCCTTATTTGATCATTCTGCTCATTTGTAACTTGAGAAGAATGACTTTTAAAATCTATACGGCTAAACCCAATTACATCTGAAAGTACTTTTAAAGTATGTCCTTTGGGAATGGTTTGTCCAGATTCAATTCGTTGAATAGTTCTTAAAGACAAACCTGTTTTATCAGCTAAATCTGATTGAGTTAATCCTTTTTGCTCGCGAAAATCTTTTATCCTTTGCACTTTTCAGGAAAATCATTCTAAAAAAAAACCTAACAATCTACTTATTTGTAGTTTGACTTTTTTTAGATGCTAAAAATAAGCTAATGACAGCACCAAAAAGAAATACAAATAAACTTGAAGCAAGGCTAATAGTTATGGAAATATTATCAAACAAAGGTTCTTCTTTGTTAATTCCTAAAATTATGAATACAATAGAAGTTAATAAAAATAAAAAAAGCATACCTCCTGCTATTCCAAAATAAGTCTGTTTAGTTAAAT harbors:
- a CDS encoding helix-turn-helix domain-containing protein; the encoded protein is MQRIKDFREQKGLTQSDLADKTGLSLRTIQRIESGQTIPKGHTLKVLSDVIGFSRIDFKSHSSQVTNEQNDQIRLINLSALALIVIPFGNIIFPFILWRKHHKDQIVNNAGKSILNFQIIWTLVLSLLLIISPFIQNSLQLSFSLIIVVLILGYCFNTLMIFKFSRWIRNGMLDRLKITYQLL
- a CDS encoding NFACT RNA binding domain-containing protein — its product is MHNNYYVFRQLSSELEAKIRGSELLACFSQSRDELILGFSQGQEEFYIKASLLPEFSCLSFPNQFARTKSNSIDLFTDFIGKRVNRIQQFENERCFALHFEGEWSLLFKMHGNRSNIISYQANKAYELFRNSFPQDMELDLKDLNRPIDQSKEAFFEYDGNYQKLFPTFGKLIKQYLSSIKLQEKPLEEQWEIISLLESDIKNPDGFYTILWNDEVHFSLLKIGEIIKEEKSCLEGITQFYYTYSKENFIRKEKKRLSKQLEKQRNQAVNYIKKSNQKLQDVLDKPGYNQLADILMANMHQIPAHAKEVELFNFYTNENIKIALKSHLSPQKNAENLYRKSKNQKIELEQLEASIKQKEQELKEAESKLAEIESAEDIKSIKKLIKQNPVKERAQVELKVPYKKFEYGGFTILVGKGARENDELTLKYAKKNDLWLHAKDVTGSHVVLKQQSSKPFPQEVVEKAAQAAAFYSKRKSDSLSPVIVTPKKYVRKPKGLPPGMVHVDKEDTILVKPEAWWIETKI